The following are encoded together in the Streptomyces flavofungini genome:
- a CDS encoding LysR family transcriptional regulator, translated as MTLDDLRVFLAVCRAGSLSAVARDLSCTQSAVSQHVKRLEKELAVTLLERHARGVVPTSAGRILHAAAADGLGGIDVALRRLRDLARGESGAVRVTTGATTVRHFMAKAVVAFRQRFPQVTLEFQTASSSRACFDALAADDLDLAWVTIGAPVRGIEQRPVAELPWVLAVQSGDPLAAQPHADLADLAAARLIRPPRAATSRARLDAALAGLDLGPGGHTSVADWDTALLLTELGVGQALVPALPGWRTQSPPGLRLLPVPALPPLSVGWAARRWDALSPLARAFADTVSDGAP; from the coding sequence GTGACGCTCGACGACCTCCGTGTGTTCCTCGCCGTCTGCCGCGCCGGCAGCCTCAGCGCCGTCGCACGCGACCTCTCCTGTACGCAGTCGGCGGTGAGCCAGCACGTCAAACGTCTGGAGAAAGAGCTGGCCGTCACCCTCCTCGAGCGGCACGCGCGCGGTGTCGTGCCGACGTCGGCCGGGCGCATCCTGCACGCCGCCGCGGCCGACGGCCTCGGCGGGATCGACGTCGCCCTGCGCCGCCTGCGCGATCTGGCGCGCGGCGAGAGCGGCGCGGTGCGCGTCACCACCGGCGCGACGACCGTACGGCACTTCATGGCCAAGGCCGTCGTCGCGTTCCGACAGCGCTTCCCGCAGGTCACGCTGGAGTTCCAGACGGCGAGTTCGAGCCGGGCCTGCTTCGACGCGCTGGCCGCCGACGACCTGGATCTGGCCTGGGTCACCATCGGCGCACCCGTGCGCGGCATCGAGCAGCGGCCCGTCGCCGAGCTGCCCTGGGTGCTCGCGGTGCAGTCCGGTGACCCGCTCGCGGCCCAGCCGCACGCCGACCTCGCCGATCTCGCCGCCGCCCGGCTCATCAGGCCCCCGCGGGCCGCCACGTCCCGCGCCCGCCTCGACGCCGCCCTGGCCGGCCTCGACCTGGGGCCCGGGGGGCACACCAGCGTCGCCGACTGGGACACCGCGCTGCTGCTCACCGAACTCGGCGTCGGCCAGGCACTCGTGCCCGCCCTGCCCGGCTGGCGCACCCAGAGTCCGCCCGGTCTGCGCCTGCTTCCGGTGCCCGCCCTGCCGCCGCTGTCCGTCGGCTGGGCGGCGCGCCGCTGGGACGCCCTCAGTCCGCTGGCGCGCGCTTTCGCCGACACGGTTTCGGACGGGGCGCCTTGA
- a CDS encoding RNA polymerase sigma factor, translating into MNATDDVEDLLRLHAPQVLGALVRRYGHFDEAEDAVQEALLAAAREWPGQGVPDNPRGWLIRVASRRLTDQLRSDAARRRREENAARMTPRDAFTAPAPGESRAPSDEDTLTLLFLCCDPSLSPAAQIALTLRAVGGLTTAEIARAHLVPEATMAQRISRAKQRIRGAPFTQPGPADRDPRLAAVLQVLYLIFNEGYTATSGAALHRADLAREAIRLTRAVRRLLPQEGAVTGLLALMLLTDARSAARTGPHGELIPLDEQDRTRWDSEAIAEGTALVEQALGQGPAGVYQLQAAIAALHDEAERAEDTDWPQILALYDILVRRTPEPMAELGRAVAVAMVHGPRAGLGELASLEERLAGHHRIEAVRGHLLERAGDPEAARAAYRLAAQRTLSRPEIRYLQMRAARLSPPTP; encoded by the coding sequence ATGAACGCGACCGATGACGTCGAGGACCTGCTGCGCCTGCACGCGCCGCAGGTCCTCGGCGCGCTGGTGCGGCGGTACGGCCACTTCGACGAGGCTGAGGACGCCGTGCAGGAGGCCCTGCTCGCCGCCGCCCGCGAGTGGCCGGGGCAGGGTGTGCCCGACAATCCGCGCGGCTGGCTGATCAGGGTGGCGTCGCGCCGCCTGACGGACCAGTTGCGCAGCGACGCGGCCCGGCGGCGGCGCGAGGAGAACGCCGCCCGGATGACGCCGCGCGACGCGTTCACCGCGCCCGCGCCCGGCGAGAGCCGTGCCCCGTCGGACGAGGACACGCTCACCCTGCTGTTCCTGTGCTGCGACCCGTCGCTGAGTCCGGCCGCGCAGATCGCCCTGACGCTGCGGGCCGTCGGCGGTCTCACGACGGCCGAGATCGCCCGCGCGCACCTGGTGCCGGAGGCGACGATGGCCCAGCGCATCAGCCGCGCCAAGCAGAGGATTCGGGGGGCGCCGTTCACCCAGCCGGGCCCCGCGGACCGCGACCCGCGCCTGGCCGCCGTCCTTCAAGTCCTTTACCTCATCTTCAACGAGGGCTACACGGCGACGTCGGGCGCCGCGCTGCACCGCGCCGACCTGGCCCGCGAGGCGATCCGGCTGACCCGCGCGGTGCGCAGGCTGCTGCCTCAGGAGGGAGCGGTGACGGGCCTGTTGGCGCTGATGCTGCTCACCGACGCGCGCAGCGCCGCCCGTACCGGGCCGCACGGCGAGCTGATCCCACTGGACGAGCAGGACCGTACGCGCTGGGACAGCGAGGCGATCGCCGAAGGCACCGCGCTGGTGGAGCAGGCCCTGGGGCAGGGCCCTGCGGGCGTCTACCAGTTGCAGGCCGCCATCGCCGCGCTGCACGACGAGGCGGAGCGCGCCGAGGACACCGACTGGCCGCAGATCCTCGCCCTGTACGACATCCTGGTGCGCCGCACGCCGGAGCCGATGGCCGAGCTGGGGCGCGCCGTCGCGGTCGCCATGGTGCACGGCCCGCGCGCCGGTCTCGGTGAACTGGCGTCGCTGGAGGAGCGGTTGGCGGGCCACCACAGGATCGAAGCGGTACGCGGCCACCTGCTGGAACGCGCGGGCGACCCCGAAGCCGCCCGCGCCGCCTACCGGTTGGCGGCCCAGCGCACCCTCAGCCGCCCGGAGATCCGCTACCTCCAGATGCGGGCGGCACGCCTCTCCCCTCCCACCCCGTAA
- a CDS encoding CopG family transcriptional regulator yields the protein MDGPKTVQVLFPPDEYAAVLRHADRLGITPAEFIRRATAVHTGQEPDSCGSGGARRSVVVPPVRRGLDSRGAPALQRFLDTLATADPTRVPPQQPTVRSCSGP from the coding sequence ATGGACGGCCCCAAGACTGTGCAGGTCCTGTTCCCACCCGACGAGTACGCCGCCGTGCTCCGGCACGCCGACCGCCTCGGGATCACGCCCGCGGAGTTCATACGCCGAGCGACAGCCGTCCACACCGGCCAGGAGCCCGACAGCTGCGGCTCCGGCGGCGCCCGGCGCTCCGTGGTCGTGCCCCCCGTGCGCCGCGGCCTCGACTCCCGCGGCGCCCCCGCGCTCCAGCGGTTCCTCGACACCCTCGCGACCGCCGACCCCACCCGGGTCCCGCCCCAGCAGCCGACGGTCCGCAGCTGCTCGGGCCCCTGA
- a CDS encoding peptidoglycan recognition protein family protein, with amino-acid sequence MRALGKTVAGRLPRAGRWALSCLPGLLAVTALVLCVAGVQDAADGGGRHTEARAVAHRAARPAIVPRERWLGDPRPTTPPAHYSGPVVVLFVHHTDSPNGYDCADAPRIIRALAEGQTSARLFDDIGYNFLVDRCGTIYEGRGGGVDQSVVGAHTQGFNHRTAGVAAIGTFTAGTPVPAPMVEAIAALAAWKLGLAETDPRQTARLVSSNSLSRVPAGRHASFRTVAGHTDGYTTDCPGAALRAELPAIRERAAELQGRTPGRTAVARGH; translated from the coding sequence TTGCGGGCCCTGGGGAAGACGGTGGCGGGGCGGCTGCCCCGTGCCGGGCGGTGGGCCCTCTCGTGCCTTCCGGGGCTGCTCGCCGTGACCGCCCTCGTGCTGTGCGTGGCCGGGGTGCAGGACGCGGCCGACGGTGGCGGACGGCACACCGAGGCCAGGGCCGTGGCGCACCGCGCGGCCAGGCCCGCCATCGTGCCGCGCGAGCGGTGGCTCGGCGACCCCCGGCCGACCACACCGCCCGCGCACTACAGCGGGCCCGTCGTCGTGCTCTTCGTCCACCACACCGACTCGCCCAACGGGTACGACTGCGCCGACGCCCCGCGCATCATCCGGGCCCTCGCCGAGGGCCAGACCAGCGCCCGGCTCTTCGACGACATCGGCTACAACTTCCTCGTCGACCGCTGCGGCACGATCTACGAGGGCCGCGGGGGCGGTGTCGACCAGTCCGTCGTCGGCGCCCATACGCAGGGGTTCAACCACCGGACCGCGGGCGTCGCCGCGATCGGCACGTTCACGGCGGGCACCCCGGTCCCGGCGCCGATGGTGGAGGCGATCGCCGCGCTCGCCGCGTGGAAGCTCGGCCTGGCCGAGACCGACCCCCGGCAGACGGCGCGCCTCGTCTCCAGCAACAGCCTCAGCCGTGTCCCCGCGGGCAGGCACGCCTCCTTCCGGACGGTGGCGGGGCACACCGACGGCTACACCACGGACTGCCCGGGGGCCGCGCTGCGGGCCGAGCTGCCCGCGATCAGGGAGCGGGCCGCGGAGCTTCAGGGGCGGACGCCGGGGCGGACGGCGGTTGCTCGCGGGCACTGA
- a CDS encoding class F sortase, which translates to MSFAAGLALVCAAVSGCSSGGGARAESSSTYTVRSDESRADEGSAGGSGRSAERGTPVEAAAPVHVAVPSIGVSSSLMRLGLNADRTVEVPPPDKGMTAGWYTGGAVPGQRGAAVIIGHNDTRFGKAVFHDLKKVRKGADIAVRDARGKTTHFEVTRTETVDKKAFPTNRVYGATNSRALRLITCDGAFDAQGHPVDNLIVYATAR; encoded by the coding sequence GTGTCCTTCGCGGCCGGCCTCGCTCTCGTGTGCGCCGCCGTGAGCGGCTGCTCGTCCGGGGGCGGCGCGCGGGCCGAGTCGTCGTCCACGTACACGGTGCGGTCGGACGAGTCCCGTGCCGATGAGGGCTCCGCGGGCGGCTCGGGCCGGTCGGCGGAGCGCGGGACGCCCGTGGAGGCCGCCGCGCCCGTGCACGTCGCGGTGCCGTCCATCGGCGTCAGCAGTTCCCTGATGCGGCTCGGGCTCAACGCGGACCGCACGGTCGAGGTGCCGCCGCCGGACAAGGGCATGACCGCGGGCTGGTACACCGGCGGGGCCGTGCCGGGGCAGCGCGGCGCGGCCGTCATCATCGGCCACAACGACACGCGCTTCGGCAAGGCCGTCTTCCACGACCTGAAGAAGGTGCGCAAGGGCGCGGACATCGCGGTCCGCGACGCCCGCGGCAAGACGACGCACTTCGAGGTGACCCGCACCGAGACCGTGGACAAGAAGGCCTTCCCCACCAACAGGGTCTACGGCGCCACCAACTCCCGCGCACTGCGCCTGATCACCTGCGACGGCGCCTTCGACGCGCAGGGGCATCCCGTGGACAACCTCATCGTGTACGCCACCGCACGCTGA
- the asnB gene encoding asparagine synthase (glutamine-hydrolyzing), producing MCGITGWISFDRELREHARTLDAMTETMACRGPDDRGTWAEGPAALGHRRLAVIDLPGGRQPMTATTPEGTVALVYSGETYNFTELRAELAGHGHEFRTDSDTEVVLRGYLQWGEGVAERLNGMYAFAVWDGRRQRLVMVRDRMGVKPFYFHPTPDGVLFGSEPKAILANPLARARVGLDGLREVFAFVKTPGHAVWDGMREVEPGTVVTVDREGTRSRVYWRLETRPHPHGRDETIAAVRSLLDDIVSRQLVADVPRCVLLSGGLDSSAMSALAAGQLAGSGETLRSFSVDFAGLSENFVADELRGTPDAPYAHDVARLAGTDHRDIVLDAQALADPEVRARMLTARDMPVGFGDMDASLYLLFQAIREHSTVALSGESADEVFGGYLQFFDERARRGGTFPWLVRHAETLGDETGVLRRDVMDALDLRTYVGDSYATAAGAVRRLDGESDFEFRMRTVSHLYLTRFVRTLLDRKDRASMAVGLEVRVPFCDHRLVEYVYNAPWALKSFDGREKSLLREAARDSLPKSVCDRVKSPYPSTQDPKYAFALQEHAKDLLARPGHPVFGLVDREALRSLAHRDTPQVRPASRRGLERALDLALWFDLYRPEVSLD from the coding sequence ATGTGTGGCATCACCGGCTGGATCTCTTTCGACCGTGAGCTGCGGGAACACGCGCGGACCCTGGACGCCATGACGGAGACGATGGCGTGCCGGGGGCCGGACGACCGCGGCACCTGGGCCGAGGGGCCCGCGGCGCTGGGGCACCGGCGCCTGGCCGTCATCGACCTGCCGGGCGGACGGCAGCCCATGACCGCGACGACGCCTGAAGGGACCGTCGCCCTCGTCTACTCCGGCGAGACGTACAACTTCACCGAACTGCGTGCCGAACTGGCCGGACACGGGCACGAGTTCCGCACCGACTCCGACACCGAGGTGGTCCTGCGCGGCTACCTCCAGTGGGGCGAGGGGGTCGCCGAGCGGCTGAACGGGATGTACGCGTTCGCCGTGTGGGACGGGCGCAGGCAGCGCCTGGTCATGGTCCGCGACCGCATGGGCGTCAAGCCGTTCTACTTCCACCCGACGCCCGACGGCGTCCTGTTCGGCTCCGAGCCCAAGGCGATCCTCGCCAACCCGCTGGCGCGTGCACGCGTCGGCCTCGACGGGCTGCGCGAGGTCTTCGCCTTCGTGAAGACGCCGGGGCACGCCGTGTGGGACGGCATGCGCGAGGTCGAGCCCGGCACCGTCGTGACCGTCGACCGCGAGGGGACGCGCAGCCGCGTCTACTGGCGCCTGGAGACCCGACCGCACCCGCACGGCCGCGACGAGACCATCGCCGCGGTGCGCTCGCTGCTCGACGACATCGTGTCCCGGCAGCTCGTCGCCGACGTGCCCCGCTGCGTGCTGCTCTCCGGCGGACTCGACTCCTCCGCGATGTCGGCCCTCGCCGCGGGGCAGCTCGCGGGCTCGGGGGAGACCCTGCGGAGCTTCTCCGTCGACTTCGCAGGCCTGAGCGAGAACTTCGTGGCGGACGAGCTGCGCGGCACACCGGATGCCCCCTACGCCCACGACGTGGCGCGCCTCGCGGGCACCGATCACCGTGACATCGTCCTGGACGCGCAGGCGCTCGCCGATCCCGAGGTGCGCGCGAGGATGCTGACCGCCCGTGACATGCCGGTCGGCTTCGGGGACATGGACGCCTCGCTCTACCTGCTCTTCCAGGCGATCCGTGAGCATTCGACGGTCGCGCTGTCCGGCGAGTCGGCGGACGAGGTGTTCGGCGGCTACCTCCAGTTCTTCGACGAGAGGGCCCGGCGGGGCGGCACCTTCCCCTGGCTGGTGCGGCACGCGGAGACCCTCGGCGACGAGACGGGCGTGCTGCGCCGGGACGTCATGGACGCGCTCGACCTGCGGACGTACGTCGGCGACAGCTACGCCACGGCCGCCGGTGCCGTCCGGCGCCTCGACGGGGAGAGCGACTTCGAGTTCCGCATGCGCACCGTCAGCCACCTCTATCTGACCCGGTTCGTGCGCACGCTGCTCGACCGCAAGGACCGCGCGAGCATGGCCGTGGGCCTGGAGGTGCGGGTGCCGTTCTGCGATCACCGGCTCGTGGAGTACGTGTACAACGCGCCCTGGGCGCTGAAGTCCTTCGACGGCCGGGAGAAGTCCCTGCTGCGGGAGGCTGCCAGGGACAGCCTGCCGAAGTCCGTCTGCGACCGGGTCAAGAGCCCCTATCCGTCGACGCAGGACCCCAAGTACGCCTTCGCCCTCCAGGAGCACGCCAAGGATCTGCTCGCGCGGCCCGGGCATCCCGTCTTCGGCCTTGTGGACCGCGAGGCTCTGCGGAGCCTCGCGCACCGCGACACCCCGCAGGTGCGGCCGGCCTCACGGCGGGGCCTGGAGCGGGCGCTCGATCTCGCGCTGTGGTTCGACCTGTACCGGCCCGAGGTGTCGCTGGACTGA
- a CDS encoding YciI family protein has protein sequence MKYLVMVQGSQADYEAMSGKGSEHSPSWSEQELQAMFAFMGNLNNDLSESGELIDGQGLTEPAQTRLVSVDDNGRPVITDGPYSETKEVLAGYWVLECESLERVTEIAKRINECPAPAGSPKPTVVIRTIQEGGDGAGC, from the coding sequence ATGAAGTATCTGGTGATGGTGCAGGGGTCCCAGGCCGACTACGAGGCCATGAGCGGCAAAGGGTCGGAGCACAGCCCGTCGTGGAGCGAGCAGGAACTCCAGGCGATGTTCGCGTTCATGGGGAACCTCAACAACGACCTGTCGGAGTCCGGCGAGCTCATCGACGGCCAGGGCCTGACGGAGCCCGCGCAGACCCGCCTCGTCAGCGTCGACGACAACGGCCGCCCGGTGATCACGGACGGGCCGTACAGCGAGACCAAGGAGGTCCTCGCGGGCTACTGGGTGCTCGAGTGCGAGAGCCTGGAGCGGGTCACGGAGATCGCCAAGCGCATCAACGAGTGTCCCGCGCCCGCGGGCTCCCCGAAGCCGACGGTGGTCATCCGAACCATCCAGGAGGGCGGCGACGGCGCGGGGTGCTGA
- a CDS encoding TetR/AcrR family transcriptional regulator, with the protein MCAGPGARKALAAAGRLFYDRGIHAVGVDLIAAEAGVTKKTLYDRFGSKEQIVVEYLADRDERWRAFLAGFLERSRSPRSRILAVFDASRDWAERSLPRGCSMINAHAEITDPAHPAYAVITGQKAWTLALFTDLARPLAPRRATSLGRSLMLLHEGGLVAYGMGIFPDAIEHARKDAQALLRAATSATPEARAE; encoded by the coding sequence GTGTGCGCCGGTCCAGGCGCGCGCAAGGCCCTGGCGGCGGCCGGGCGGCTGTTCTACGACCGTGGCATCCACGCCGTCGGCGTCGATCTGATCGCCGCCGAGGCCGGCGTGACGAAGAAGACGCTGTACGACCGGTTCGGCTCCAAGGAGCAGATCGTCGTCGAGTACCTGGCGGACCGCGACGAGCGCTGGCGGGCCTTCCTCGCCGGATTCCTGGAGCGCTCCCGCTCGCCGCGCTCCCGGATCCTGGCCGTCTTCGACGCCTCCCGCGACTGGGCCGAGCGCAGCCTGCCCCGGGGGTGCAGCATGATCAACGCGCACGCCGAGATCACCGACCCCGCGCACCCCGCGTACGCGGTGATCACCGGCCAGAAGGCGTGGACGCTGGCGCTCTTCACCGACCTGGCCCGACCCCTCGCACCGCGTCGGGCGACGTCCCTCGGCAGGTCCCTGATGCTGCTGCACGAGGGCGGGCTCGTCGCGTACGGCATGGGGATCTTCCCCGACGCGATCGAGCACGCCCGCAAGGACGCGCAGGCGCTGCTGAGGGCGGCGACCTCAGCGACCCCGGAGGCCCGGGCGGAGTGA